In the Flagellimonas sp. HMM57 genome, one interval contains:
- a CDS encoding septum formation initiator family protein: MGLKNLKQKKWFKVMTNMYVLVLTIFVIWMTFFDTNSLMIHLELRNEVKKLEKQKDFLQGEIEKDKEILKKLSSKSELEKFAREKYYMKKENEEIFLIEYEDSLKTKKND, encoded by the coding sequence ATGGGACTAAAAAATCTAAAACAAAAAAAATGGTTCAAGGTCATGACAAACATGTATGTCCTGGTATTGACAATTTTTGTGATTTGGATGACTTTTTTTGATACTAACTCCCTGATGATTCATTTAGAACTTCGAAATGAAGTCAAGAAACTGGAAAAGCAAAAAGATTTTTTGCAAGGAGAAATCGAAAAAGACAAAGAAATACTTAAAAAACTATCCAGTAAAAGCGAGCTAGAAAAATTCGCCCGTGAAAAATACTACATGAAAAAAGAAAACGAAGAAATTTTCTTAATCGAATACGAGGATAGCCTAAAGACCAAAAAAAATGATTAA
- a CDS encoding multidrug effflux MFS transporter encodes MQKENQKPNFEFIALMAALMSIVALSIDALLPAIPNIGEAIKSTDATDNQMLITMIFLGLGVGQLFFGPLSDCYGRKPVVYLGMLVFGIASVICIVAPSLEWMVFGRILQGIGLSTARTIAIAIIRDTYKGDYMARVMSFVTAFFILVPIVAPAIGKVILDAFNWQAIFYMQLGCTFLVGVWFWKRQPETLRPEYKIPITTHMFTDGLKEFLRYRETVAFTFVSGLVTGAFLVYLSASQHIFEDLYNLKDTFPYIFAGLSVSIGLSTFSNGKLVLRFGMRKLSFMALIAFCGNATLFVLLFWGSPNPSVFILVIFLFLQFFCLGFMWGNFRSIAMEPIGHIAGIGAAINGFVSTVISVPIASFIGNFVEDRVLPLFIGLALCGFASLAIFMMIKKTKRLVTSKS; translated from the coding sequence ATGCAAAAAGAAAATCAGAAGCCTAACTTTGAATTTATCGCATTAATGGCTGCATTGATGTCGATCGTGGCACTTTCCATAGATGCTTTGTTACCGGCAATCCCAAATATTGGAGAGGCCATAAAAAGTACGGATGCTACGGATAACCAAATGCTCATCACCATGATTTTTCTTGGTTTGGGCGTAGGGCAGTTATTTTTTGGCCCACTTTCAGATTGTTATGGAAGAAAACCTGTAGTGTATTTGGGAATGCTGGTATTTGGTATTGCCAGCGTTATTTGTATCGTAGCTCCAAGTTTGGAATGGATGGTTTTTGGCAGAATACTTCAAGGAATAGGTTTGTCCACTGCAAGAACTATCGCAATTGCTATTATCCGTGATACGTACAAAGGTGATTATATGGCACGGGTCATGTCTTTTGTAACCGCGTTTTTTATTTTGGTTCCGATTGTTGCACCTGCCATTGGGAAAGTTATTCTGGATGCATTTAATTGGCAAGCTATTTTTTATATGCAATTGGGCTGCACGTTCTTAGTTGGAGTATGGTTTTGGAAACGTCAACCAGAAACGTTACGTCCAGAATATAAGATTCCGATAACCACCCATATGTTCACCGATGGATTGAAGGAGTTTTTACGGTATCGTGAAACGGTTGCATTCACTTTTGTCTCGGGATTGGTAACAGGAGCTTTTTTGGTGTATTTAAGTGCATCGCAACATATTTTTGAAGACCTGTACAATTTGAAGGATACATTTCCGTACATTTTTGCCGGGTTGTCTGTTTCTATAGGACTTTCTACATTTTCCAACGGTAAGCTGGTACTTCGTTTCGGTATGCGCAAATTGTCGTTTATGGCACTTATCGCTTTTTGTGGTAACGCTACGTTGTTCGTGCTTTTATTCTGGGGTTCTCCAAATCCCAGTGTATTCATTTTAGTTATATTTCTATTTTTACAATTCTTTTGCCTAGGCTTTATGTGGGGCAATTTTCGATCTATTGCAATGGAACCCATTGGTCATATTGCGGGAATAGGAGCGGCAATCAACGGTTTTGTGTCCACTGTTATTTCGGTGCCCATTGCGTCTTTTATCGGGAATTTTGTTGAAGATAGGGTTTTGCCCCTTTTTATAGGTTTGGCACTCTGTGGATTTGCTTCACTAGCGATATTTATGATGATAAAAAAGACCAAGAGATTGGTGACATCAAAATCATAA
- a CDS encoding acyl-CoA carboxylase subunit beta, whose product MDSKIKILKDKIAEAHLGGGEKRIEKQHQKKKLTARERIDYLLDEGSFEEMGILVTHRTTDFGMDKEVYYGDGVVTGYGTINGRLVYVYAQDFTVFGGALSETHAEKICKVMDLAMKVGAPIIGLNDSGGARIQEGVKSLGGYADIFYRNVQASGAIPQISAVMGPCAGGAVYSPAMTDFIVMVEETSYMFVTGPNVVKTVTNETVTSEELGGASTHAIKSGVAHKTSSNDAACLNDIRKLLDYLPQNSSETPKLKPYELGDEIREQLSGIVPDNPNKPYDMHDVIDGIIDEDSFYEIHKDYAENIIVGFARLGGRSVGIIANQPMFLAGVLGVKSSRKAARFTRFCDAFNIPLLVLVDVPGFLPGTDQEWEGIIMHGAKLLYALSEATVPRITVITRKAYGGAYDVMNSKHIGADFNFAWPNAEIAVMGAKGASEIIFRREIASAENPTEKLAEKEAEYADKFANPYRAARRGFIDEVILPEDTRRKLLKAFAMLANKEVQVPKKKHGNIPL is encoded by the coding sequence ATGGATTCCAAAATAAAAATTTTAAAGGATAAGATAGCCGAAGCCCACTTGGGAGGTGGTGAAAAACGGATTGAAAAGCAGCACCAAAAGAAAAAATTAACAGCAAGAGAACGTATAGACTACCTATTGGACGAAGGCTCTTTTGAGGAAATGGGAATCTTGGTAACCCACCGTACCACTGACTTTGGTATGGACAAGGAAGTGTATTATGGCGATGGGGTCGTAACCGGTTACGGAACTATAAATGGGCGACTGGTTTATGTTTATGCGCAAGACTTTACGGTTTTTGGTGGAGCTCTGTCCGAAACCCATGCAGAAAAGATTTGCAAGGTGATGGATTTGGCCATGAAGGTAGGAGCACCAATCATTGGATTGAATGATTCTGGTGGTGCCCGTATTCAGGAGGGTGTAAAGTCGCTGGGCGGTTATGCCGATATATTTTACAGAAATGTACAAGCTTCGGGAGCAATCCCACAGATATCTGCCGTAATGGGTCCATGTGCTGGTGGTGCAGTCTATTCTCCGGCCATGACAGATTTTATTGTGATGGTAGAAGAGACCAGCTACATGTTCGTTACAGGTCCAAATGTGGTAAAAACGGTAACCAATGAAACGGTGACCTCAGAAGAGCTGGGCGGTGCCAGTACACATGCCATTAAATCCGGGGTGGCCCATAAAACCTCTTCCAATGATGCTGCCTGTTTGAACGATATTCGAAAATTGTTGGATTATTTACCTCAAAATAGTTCTGAAACTCCCAAACTAAAACCATATGAACTGGGAGATGAGATACGAGAACAACTTTCAGGAATTGTACCCGACAATCCCAATAAACCCTACGATATGCACGACGTTATCGATGGGATTATCGATGAAGACTCATTTTATGAAATTCATAAAGACTATGCGGAAAATATTATTGTAGGTTTCGCAAGATTGGGTGGAAGGAGTGTTGGTATCATAGCCAACCAACCCATGTTTTTGGCAGGAGTATTGGGCGTAAAGAGCTCCAGAAAAGCAGCGCGTTTTACTAGATTTTGCGATGCATTTAATATTCCATTATTGGTATTGGTCGATGTGCCAGGATTTTTACCGGGAACAGATCAAGAATGGGAAGGGATTATTATGCACGGAGCAAAACTTTTATATGCCCTTAGTGAAGCTACTGTTCCAAGAATTACGGTCATTACCAGAAAAGCTTATGGTGGTGCCTATGACGTTATGAACTCCAAGCATATCGGTGCAGATTTCAATTTTGCATGGCCCAATGCGGAAATTGCTGTAATGGGTGCCAAAGGGGCAAGCGAAATTATTTTTAGGAGGGAAATTGCCTCGGCAGAGAATCCTACCGAAAAATTGGCAGAAAAAGAAGCGGAATATGCTGATAAGTTTGCCAATCCATACCGTGCGGCAAGACGCGGTTTCATAGACGAGGTTATATTGCCAGAAGATACAAGGCGCAAATTATTAAAGGCTTTTGCCATGTTGGCGAATAAAGAAGTGCAAGTTCCAAAAAAGAAGCACGGCAATATACCTTTGTAG
- a CDS encoding type II toxin-antitoxin system ParD family antitoxin produces MDTIRKSITFTNQQDNWIKLRVKNGDFTNDSEYIRDLVRKDQQQNMKLLELKNAIDEGLQSGKSPLKISEIIAKVDNGKL; encoded by the coding sequence ATGGATACAATTAGAAAATCAATCACTTTTACAAATCAACAGGACAACTGGATAAAACTTAGGGTAAAAAATGGTGACTTTACTAATGATAGCGAATACATTCGTGATTTAGTTAGAAAAGATCAGCAACAGAACATGAAACTTTTGGAGCTTAAAAATGCGATTGATGAAGGTCTGCAAAGTGGTAAAAGTCCCTTAAAGATAAGTGAGATTATAGCGAAAGTAGATAATGGCAAGTTATAG
- a CDS encoding methylmalonyl-CoA mutase subunit beta, with amino-acid sequence MIKEDLFSEFPEVSAKQWKQKIQVDLKGADYTKTLVWESLEGVKVKPFYSVEDLEGLKTFKLPNDHHWSVAQSIYAGDSKKANTKAITSIAKGTESILFTIPNDNVDFEILFSNIDLESIPIHLEFQFLDSVIVRKLLVFLNGKKATIHLNFDIIGNLSRTGNWFHNLEEDHTLLENIYNLALKNGNISSIAVDTSLYQNSGANAVQQLAYGLAHANEYLNYFQNNDLTKAEKSQPIIFKVSVSGNYFFEIAKLRALRWLWKSISETYDISDDCHILAIPSKRNKTLYDYNVNMLRTTSEYMSAILGGADTVLSLPYDAIYHKDNEFAERIARNQLLLLKEESYFDQASKVAEGSYYVEVLTHQLAEKALELFKQIENSGGFLNELKKGNIQRKVKESAAKEEQLFEKKQTTLVGTNKFENLDDKMKDSLDLYPFVKIKPRKTIIEPIVEKRLAEALEQKRLSDE; translated from the coding sequence ATGATTAAAGAAGATTTATTCAGCGAATTTCCAGAAGTTTCGGCCAAACAATGGAAGCAGAAAATCCAAGTAGATCTAAAAGGGGCAGATTACACGAAAACATTGGTTTGGGAATCTTTGGAAGGTGTAAAAGTAAAGCCCTTTTATAGTGTCGAGGATTTGGAAGGACTAAAGACCTTTAAACTACCTAATGATCATCACTGGAGCGTTGCACAATCCATTTATGCAGGTGACTCCAAAAAAGCGAACACCAAGGCGATTACCAGCATAGCCAAAGGAACTGAGAGCATCTTGTTCACGATTCCCAATGATAATGTTGACTTTGAAATACTTTTCTCCAATATTGATTTAGAGAGCATACCAATTCATTTGGAGTTTCAATTTTTGGATAGTGTTATAGTAAGAAAATTACTGGTTTTTTTAAACGGAAAAAAGGCAACGATACATCTTAACTTTGATATTATCGGTAATCTTTCTAGAACTGGAAATTGGTTTCATAATCTTGAAGAAGACCATACTCTTTTAGAGAATATTTACAACCTTGCTTTAAAGAATGGAAATATTAGTTCCATTGCCGTTGATACTTCATTGTACCAAAATTCTGGTGCCAATGCAGTGCAACAATTGGCCTATGGATTGGCCCACGCCAATGAGTATCTAAATTACTTTCAAAATAACGACTTAACCAAAGCAGAAAAATCGCAGCCTATTATTTTTAAAGTTTCAGTAAGTGGTAACTACTTCTTTGAAATAGCAAAATTAAGAGCGTTACGATGGCTCTGGAAAAGCATTTCGGAAACTTACGATATAAGCGATGATTGCCATATTTTGGCAATTCCGTCCAAGCGCAACAAAACATTGTACGATTATAATGTAAATATGCTTCGTACCACATCAGAATACATGTCTGCCATCCTAGGTGGCGCAGATACTGTTTTGAGTTTACCTTATGATGCCATTTATCATAAGGACAACGAATTTGCGGAACGCATTGCACGAAATCAATTATTACTATTAAAAGAAGAAAGCTATTTTGACCAAGCTTCAAAAGTAGCGGAGGGTTCTTATTATGTAGAAGTCTTAACGCATCAATTGGCAGAAAAAGCCTTGGAACTCTTTAAACAGATTGAAAACTCTGGCGGCTTTTTAAATGAACTTAAAAAAGGAAACATTCAAAGAAAAGTAAAAGAGAGTGCTGCAAAGGAAGAGCAGCTCTTTGAAAAAAAGCAGACTACACTGGTAGGAACCAATAAGTTCGAAAATCTAGATGATAAAATGAAGGATAGCCTAGACCTCTACCCTTTCGTTAAAATTAAACCTAGAAAAACAATCATAGAGCCTATCGTTGAGAAACGATTAGCGGAAGCATTGGAACAAAAAAGATTAAGCGATGAGTAG
- the udk gene encoding uridine kinase codes for MLILGIAGGTGCGKTTVVNQIVQELPENEVGVISQDSYYNDLSHMDKEERGKVNFDHPNSIDFDLLISHLKQLRQGKSIHKPIYSFVEETRLGETILTQPRKVMIVEGILVLSNPELRKMFDIKIYVHADSDERLIRRLQRDIRERGHDLEKALTRYQTAVKPMHQQFIEPSKEFADIIIPNNHYNTVAVDMVRTIINDRLN; via the coding sequence ATGCTGATTTTAGGAATTGCAGGGGGTACAGGTTGTGGAAAAACCACAGTAGTAAATCAAATAGTACAGGAACTTCCAGAGAATGAGGTAGGTGTTATTTCGCAGGATTCCTATTATAATGACCTTTCTCATATGGATAAGGAGGAACGTGGAAAAGTAAATTTTGACCACCCCAATTCCATAGACTTTGACTTATTGATATCACATCTTAAACAACTAAGACAGGGTAAATCCATACATAAACCCATATATTCTTTTGTTGAAGAAACACGATTGGGGGAAACTATTTTGACCCAACCAAGAAAAGTTATGATCGTAGAAGGTATTTTGGTGTTGAGCAATCCAGAATTACGAAAAATGTTCGATATAAAAATCTACGTACATGCTGATTCTGACGAACGCTTAATAAGAAGATTGCAAAGGGATATACGAGAACGTGGCCACGATTTGGAAAAAGCGTTGACAAGGTATCAAACCGCAGTAAAACCCATGCATCAACAATTTATAGAACCCTCAAAAGAGTTTGCGGACATCATTATTCCCAATAACCACTACAATACCGTTGCGGTCGATATGGTGCGAACTATTATAAACGACAGGTTAAACTGA
- a CDS encoding type II toxin-antitoxin system RelE/ParE family toxin, translated as MASYSLSTRAQYDLVGIYKYGIKYFGQNQATTYLHELEKFLLELSNRQELAKDATFISNALKYYNFKAHVVFFQFDDNNEIYVVRVLGKRMNFIEHL; from the coding sequence ATGGCAAGTTATAGCCTATCTACAAGAGCCCAATACGACTTGGTCGGAATCTATAAATATGGTATTAAGTATTTTGGGCAGAACCAAGCAACAACATATTTGCATGAACTCGAGAAGTTTTTGCTAGAACTTTCCAATAGGCAAGAACTCGCAAAAGATGCAACTTTTATTTCCAACGCATTAAAATACTATAATTTCAAAGCACATGTAGTCTTTTTTCAATTTGATGATAATAATGAAATCTACGTAGTACGAGTTTTAGGCAAGCGAATGAACTTCATTGAACATTTATAA
- the accC gene encoding acetyl-CoA carboxylase biotin carboxylase subunit gives MKKILVANRGEIAVRVMKTAKKMGIRTVAVFSEVDRNAPHVRFADEAVCIGEAPSNKSYLLGDKIIEVALKLNVDGIHPGYGFLSENADFAEAVEKNGLTFIGPKSKAIRVMGSKLAAKEAVKAYDIPMVPGIDEAITDVSKAKEIANEIGYPVLIKASAGGGGKGMRVVDKEEDLESQMERAISEATSAFGDGSVFVEKYVTSPRHVEIQVMADTHGNVLHFFERECSIQRRHQKVVEEAPSSVLTPELREVMGVAATKVAKACDYVGAGTVEFLMDADLNFYFLEMNTRLQVEHPVTELISGVDLVELQIKVARGEELSLKQEDLKINGHAMELRVYAEDPLNDFLPSVGTLEVYELPEGEGIRVDNGFEEGMDIPIYYDPMLSKLTTYGRTREEAIELMLDAIKDYKIKGVQTTLPFGTFVMEHEAFRSGNFDTHFVKDYYSPEILKQKNTEEAKIAAMVALQQYLEDQKIIKLPTN, from the coding sequence ATGAAAAAAATATTGGTTGCAAATCGTGGTGAAATCGCGGTACGGGTCATGAAGACTGCAAAAAAAATGGGAATACGTACCGTAGCCGTATTTTCTGAAGTGGATAGAAACGCACCTCATGTGCGGTTTGCAGATGAAGCTGTCTGTATAGGTGAAGCACCTTCCAACAAATCATATCTATTAGGAGACAAAATTATTGAGGTTGCCCTAAAGTTAAATGTTGATGGAATCCATCCGGGCTACGGGTTTTTAAGTGAAAATGCAGATTTTGCAGAGGCTGTTGAAAAAAATGGGCTCACCTTTATTGGTCCAAAATCCAAAGCAATTCGCGTAATGGGGAGTAAGCTAGCTGCCAAAGAAGCAGTAAAGGCCTACGATATTCCTATGGTACCAGGCATAGATGAGGCCATTACCGATGTTTCAAAAGCCAAAGAAATTGCCAACGAGATAGGATATCCCGTCTTGATCAAAGCTTCTGCAGGTGGTGGTGGAAAGGGCATGCGAGTCGTTGACAAGGAAGAGGACTTGGAATCTCAAATGGAGCGTGCCATAAGTGAGGCCACATCTGCATTTGGTGACGGTTCTGTTTTTGTGGAGAAATATGTTACCTCCCCAAGACACGTAGAAATTCAAGTAATGGCCGATACCCATGGAAATGTGTTGCACTTTTTTGAACGGGAATGTAGTATCCAAAGGCGTCACCAAAAGGTTGTAGAAGAAGCCCCATCATCGGTTTTGACTCCAGAGTTACGAGAAGTTATGGGGGTAGCTGCGACTAAAGTGGCCAAAGCATGTGATTATGTTGGGGCGGGAACCGTAGAATTTTTGATGGATGCCGATTTAAATTTCTACTTTTTGGAAATGAATACCAGATTACAGGTAGAGCATCCCGTTACCGAACTTATCTCTGGCGTTGATTTAGTGGAATTACAGATAAAAGTAGCTAGGGGAGAAGAACTATCCTTAAAACAAGAAGATTTAAAAATAAACGGCCATGCCATGGAATTGCGTGTATATGCCGAAGACCCCTTAAACGATTTTCTTCCCAGTGTTGGTACGCTGGAAGTCTATGAACTTCCTGAAGGCGAGGGAATACGTGTAGATAACGGTTTTGAAGAAGGAATGGATATTCCGATTTACTATGATCCCATGCTTTCAAAATTAACAACCTATGGTAGAACCCGTGAGGAAGCTATTGAACTCATGTTGGACGCTATAAAGGATTACAAGATCAAAGGCGTCCAAACTACACTGCCTTTCGGTACGTTTGTTATGGAGCACGAAGCATTCAGGTCTGGAAATTTTGATACACATTTTGTAAAAGATTATTATTCCCCAGAAATTCTTAAACAAAAGAATACTGAAGAAGCAAAAATAGCGGCCATGGTCGCACTGCAACAATATCTAGAAGACCAAAAAATTATAAAATTACCGACAAACTGA
- a CDS encoding acetyl-CoA carboxylase biotin carboxyl carrier protein subunit, with protein sequence MENPYVIKVNENFDFQFSEDEISSLDMFKTGEDEYHLLKDGVSYHIQIVNADFNNKSYTVKINGSECRAFIQTPLDELINKMGFATNGAKNIDSISAPMPGLILDISVKQGDEVKEDEQLLVLEAMKMENSITSPRNGVIKNIAVTQGEAVEKKQLLIEFE encoded by the coding sequence ATGGAAAATCCCTATGTAATCAAGGTCAATGAAAATTTTGATTTTCAATTTTCAGAAGACGAAATTTCTTCTTTGGACATGTTTAAAACCGGAGAAGACGAGTACCATTTATTAAAAGATGGTGTGTCTTACCACATTCAGATTGTAAATGCAGACTTCAACAACAAATCCTATACTGTTAAAATAAACGGTAGTGAGTGTCGGGCGTTCATACAGACACCTTTGGATGAGCTTATCAATAAAATGGGTTTTGCGACCAATGGCGCTAAAAATATAGATTCTATTTCAGCACCAATGCCAGGGCTCATTTTGGATATATCTGTTAAGCAGGGTGACGAGGTAAAAGAGGATGAACAACTGTTGGTGCTCGAAGCCATGAAAATGGAAAATAGCATTACGTCACCAAGAAACGGTGTTATTAAAAACATAGCCGTTACCCAAGGTGAAGCTGTAGAGAAAAAACAATTATTGATTGAATTTGAATAG